GGGTGAGCCTCTGGGCAGCGCTTGTCCTCGGGACGGTGCAGGGCCTCACGGAGTTCTTGCCGGTGAGCAGTTCGGCCCACCTGGTCCTCGTGCCCTGGGCCCTCGGGTGGGCCGATCCGGGCCTCACGTTTGACGTGGCGGTCCATCTCGGGACGCTCGGCTCGCTCTTCCTCTATTTCTGGACAGACCTGGTGGGACTGGGGCGGCGCGTCCTCGCGGGCGCGCCGGATGGGAGGCGCCTGCTCCTGGCTCTCGCCGTCGGGACGGTCCCGGGGGCGGCAGCCGGCTACTTCGCCAAGGGGTTCTTCGAGGGGCTCTTCTCGCGGCCGGACTGGGTGGGGGTGTTCCTGCTGGGGACGGCGGGGCTCCTGGTCCTGGCGGAGCGGGTCGGGCGGCGCTCCCGGCCGCTGGAGGCGCTCGGCCTGCGCGAGGCGGTCTGCGTCGGAATCGCGCAGGCGGTGGCCATCGCGCCCGGCATCTCCCGCTCGGGGGCCACGATCGCCGCCGGGCTGCTGATGGGCTTCACGAGGGAGGCGGCGGCCCGCTTCTCCTTCCTCCTGGCGATCCCCATCATCTTCGGGGCCGGCGTGCACCAGCTCCTCGGCCTTCGCCTCTCCGGCGGCGCGCCCGTCCCGTGGGCGCCGCTGCTCACCGGGCTCGTCGCCGCGCTGGTGACAGGCTACGTCGCCGTCGGCGGGCTCCTCCGGTACCTCCGGACCCGCTCCCTGCACCCCTTCGCCCTCTACTGCCTGCTCCTGGGCCTGCTGGTCGTGGCCCGGACCTGGCTTCCCTGACGGCGTCGGGTCCTCAGGCCTCCCCAGCGGCCTCCGTGACCGGCGCCTTCCGGCGGGCCTTCTCGATCAGGCGGGCGGCGAGGATCCCCACCTCGTACAGGAGGGTAAGGGGGACGGCCATCAGGGTCTGGTTGAAGACGTCGGGCGTGGGGGTGAGGATGGCGGCGATGGCGAAGTTGACCAGGATGGCGTACTTCCGGTTGCGCGCCAGGAACTTGGCGGAGACCAGGTTGGCCGCGGCGCCGACGGCGATGGCCAGCGGCAACTGGAAGATGACCCCGAAGGCCAGGAGGAACTTCACGGAGAAGTCAATGAACTGGCCCACGGAGAGCATCGGTCGCAGGCCCTCGGTCTTGTAGGTGAGGAGGAAGTTCATGGCGAAGGGGAGCACCACGAGGTAGCAGAAGGCGACCCCGCCGAGGAAGAAGACGACCGAGAGGAAGAGGAAGGGAAGGGCGAACCGCCGTTCCCGCTTCAGGAGGCCGGGGGCCACGAACTTCCAGATCTCGTAGAGCACGATGGGCAGCGCAATCAGGAGGCCGGTGAGGAACCCGAGCTTCAGGTGCGCCCAGAAGGCTTCTGCCGGGGCGAGGAAGACCAGCTCCGGGGCCTGGCGGGGGACCGACACCAGGTACGGGGAGGTCCACTGGAAGGTAAAGGTGGTCGTCGTGAGGGTCCGTTTCAGGAGGGCGAGGACCGTCTCGGAATAGTTGA
This is a stretch of genomic DNA from Candidatus Methylomirabilis sp.. It encodes these proteins:
- the tatC gene encoding twin-arginine translocase subunit TatC; translated protein: MAEAKMPFVSHLEELRRRLIISLIAIGVGFVLSFNYSETVLALLKRTLTTTTFTFQWTSPYLVSVPRQAPELVFLAPAEAFWAHLKLGFLTGLLIALPIVLYEIWKFVAPGLLKRERRFALPFLFLSVVFFLGGVAFCYLVVLPFAMNFLLTYKTEGLRPMLSVGQFIDFSVKFLLAFGVIFQLPLAIAVGAAANLVSAKFLARNRKYAILVNFAIAAILTPTPDVFNQTLMAVPLTLLYEVGILAARLIEKARRKAPVTEAAGEA
- a CDS encoding undecaprenyl-diphosphate phosphatase yields the protein VSLWAALVLGTVQGLTEFLPVSSSAHLVLVPWALGWADPGLTFDVAVHLGTLGSLFLYFWTDLVGLGRRVLAGAPDGRRLLLALAVGTVPGAAAGYFAKGFFEGLFSRPDWVGVFLLGTAGLLVLAERVGRRSRPLEALGLREAVCVGIAQAVAIAPGISRSGATIAAGLLMGFTREAAARFSFLLAIPIIFGAGVHQLLGLRLSGGAPVPWAPLLTGLVAALVTGYVAVGGLLRYLRTRSLHPFALYCLLLGLLVVARTWLP